The DNA window GTTTAAACGTTGATGGGTTAATAGTTGCAGATTTGGGTGTATTTAATCTTGTGAAAAGAAGCTCAAACTTACCTTTGATCATTAGCACCCAGGCAAGTAACACCAATTGGGCTAGTGTGGCCATGTGGAGGGATCTAGGAGCGAAGAGGGTTATATTGGCAAGAGAACTTTCATTAAGTGAAATATCAGAAATCAGAGAAAAAGTTCCAGATATAGAAGTTGAAGTATTCATCCATGGAGCAATGTGTGTATCTATTTCAGGTAGATGTCTATTAAGTAATTACTTAACGGGACGAGATGCCAACAGAGGGCAATGTACACAGCCCTGTAGATGGAAATACTATCTAATGGAAGAAAAAAGACCTGGGGAGTATTTTCCTGTGGTTGAAGATGAAAGAGGAACGTACATTATGAATTCTAAAGATCTTTGCTCTATCGATTTTCTTGACAAAATAATCGAAACCGGGGTTGATAGTTTAAAGATAGAAGGAAGGATGAAAAGTAGTTATTATGCGGGAGTAACGACCAAAGTGTACAGACAGGCAATCGATAGTTATTACAATAAAGAATACACAAAGGAACTTATCGATTGCTTAAAAAAAGAACTTGAAAGTGTCAGCCACAGGGAATACACAGCCGGTTTTTATTTTAATAGGCCGGATGAAAACTCCCAAAATTATAAGACTTCTTCTTACGTTAGAAATTACAAATTTGTGGGAAAAATAATCGACAAGATGTCTAAAGATCAATATATTGTTGATGTCAGGAATAAGATAGAAAAGGGTGAAGAATTAGAAATTGTAACCAAAAAAGGCGAAAATACTAAAATATTATTGGATCAAATAGTAAATCTTGAAGATGGTAGTTTAATTGACAGTGCAAATCCCAACCAAAAAATAATTTTGAAGTGGGATAATTCCCTAGATGTCGGGGACTTGATCCGAGTTCCTAACAAAGGAGGCAGTAATCAAATTGATTGAATTGATAGATCTTACAAAACGTTTTTCTGAAAATGTAACGGCGGTGGATCATGTAAACTTGCTAATAGAAGATGGGAAAATTTTTGGGTTTTTAGGGCCTAACGGTGCAGGAAAAACAACCACTATAAGCATGATTACTGGTTTGTACAAACCAACTTTTGGAAGAATTATTTATGATGGTATGGATTTTCAAAAAGAACCTATAAAGATAAAAAAGTTGATAGGTTTTGTTCCGGATGAACCATTTCTTTTTGAAAAGATAACCGGAATATCTTACCTAAATTTTATAAGTGATGTATTTGAAGTACCGCTTGAAGAACGCAAAAAAAGAGGGGAATGGTTGATAAAAACCTTTAAGCTCGAAAACGCTATTAGCAACCCCATTTCTACTTACTCCCATGGGATGAAACAGAAGTTAGCTCTGATTGCTGCGTTGATCCACAACCCAAAGTTCTGGATTCTCGACGAGCCGATTGTTGGACTTGATCCTGAATCAGCTTTTATTCTAAAAAATCTTATGAAAAAACATGTGGAAGCAGGAAATATAGTATTTTTTTCCACACATATTATGGAAATTGCAGAAAAAGTTTGCGATGAAATAGCCATCATTAATAAGGGAAGAATCATCTTTGAAGGTTCTATAAAAGATC is part of the Petrotoga sibirica DSM 13575 genome and encodes:
- a CDS encoding peptidase U32 family protein, coding for MKKVELLSPAGNYEKLETVYHYGADAAYIGGKILNLRAFSKNFEDEELEKAVKLAKDLQKKLFVTLNAIPHNSELDLLPDYISYLESLNVDGLIVADLGVFNLVKRSSNLPLIISTQASNTNWASVAMWRDLGAKRVILARELSLSEISEIREKVPDIEVEVFIHGAMCVSISGRCLLSNYLTGRDANRGQCTQPCRWKYYLMEEKRPGEYFPVVEDERGTYIMNSKDLCSIDFLDKIIETGVDSLKIEGRMKSSYYAGVTTKVYRQAIDSYYNKEYTKELIDCLKKELESVSHREYTAGFYFNRPDENSQNYKTSSYVRNYKFVGKIIDKMSKDQYIVDVRNKIEKGEELEIVTKKGENTKILLDQIVNLEDGSLIDSANPNQKIILKWDNSLDVGDLIRVPNKGGSNQID
- a CDS encoding ABC transporter ATP-binding protein, which codes for MIELIDLTKRFSENVTAVDHVNLLIEDGKIFGFLGPNGAGKTTTISMITGLYKPTFGRIIYDGMDFQKEPIKIKKLIGFVPDEPFLFEKITGISYLNFISDVFEVPLEERKKRGEWLIKTFKLENAISNPISTYSHGMKQKLALIAALIHNPKFWILDEPIVGLDPESAFILKNLMKKHVEAGNIVFFSTHIMEIAEKVCDEIAIINKGRIIFEGSIKDLRKLKGDKSLEQIFLEVTNSESEKIDFSYLD